GGAGTTATTTTTATATTCATGGGGCAGGCAATTACAAATGCTTTACTAATGGTAAATATTTTTTTCATGTTCGTAATGCTGATAGAACCCAAAACATCGCCAGTTACTTTAAAAGGAAGAATAATTTACGGCTCACTTGCGGGGATATTTTCAGCGGTATTTATGTCGATTTTTCCTTCATATGATCCATCAGTTCTTGGCTTGGCCGTTGCGAATTTACTTGGCCTTTTAATTAATAAGAAGTGGAAATAGTCTTTTGAAGAACAACAGGGAGACGTATTTTTTATTGATATGGTTATGTTGATGTCAATAGAAGAACAAGCTTGGGAGGTACAATGAGTTATTGTTTTAGCAGGATTGTTGAAATGTCATTTAATGAAGCGATTGATAAAGTTACGGTGGAACTAAAAAAGGAAGGATTCGGTATTCTTACTGATATTGATGTTAAGGCTACGCTCAAGAAAAAACTTTCTGTGGAGTTTAAAAATTACAGAATATTAGGCGCATGTAATCCTCCTTTCGCCTACCAGGCTCTTCAAGCGGAAGACAAGATAGGACTTATGCTCCCGTGTAATGTGATTGTTCGGGAGACGGAGGAAGGAGATATTGAAATAGCCGCGATAGATCCAATCGCTTCCATGCAGGCTGTTAATAACCCGAAGCTTGCCGAGGTCGGCAGTGAAGTCAGTAAGAAATTAAAAAAAGTTATTGAAAATCTGTGAGAATGAATTTCTTGTATAAAGTAGGTTCTATAGAGGAGCTGGAATGGTGAGCCAATGGAATGAAAAATTAAAGGTCGCCGATAAAAATATATTGTTACAGGCAAAATATAATATTACAGCTATCTACTATGATATATTGGATTATCCATGGGAAAGAATTTATAAGAAGTGGAGACCTGAATTATTGAAAGATGTCCGCGGGAAGGTGCTTGAGGCAGGGGTTGGAACAGGAAGAAATTTAAAACATTACCACGACTCCGTAGAGTTGGTATGTGTGGATATAAGTGATGCAATGATCAATAAGGCAAAAAAAAGAGCAAATAATGCTCATTGCAGGATAAAAATGGGAGGAAAGAATGAAAAAGTTATTGTTTATGGCTGTTTGCGCTTTGCTGGTTTCCGCCTGCTCTGACAAGCATGAACATCAGCATGGCATGGATGCGGATGAGCATCATGAGATGACGGTGATGACGGCAGAAGACACTGATAACGGCGCGCTGCTCAGAAAAGTGCGTGAAGATGAGATCGGCAAGGCTGTGACCTGTCCGGTAATGGGTACCAAATTTAAAGTCAAAGCGAATACTCAAGTCGCGGATTACAAGGGTAAGAGTTATTACTTCTGCTGTGCTTCTTGCCACAAACCTTTTGAAAAAAATCCGGAAAAATATATTAAATAATTGGAGGTTAGATGAACATGGACAATGTAGATGGAAAAAATAAAGATGTTGACTCACATGATGCAGGCTCTTCACGCAATGAAACAACAGAGTCTTGCTGTTGTGGAAAAACTACCGCAAGTATCAGTTCAGGACTTAGCGCTAAAACAAAAAAATATATATTCGTATTCGTAATGCTGTCTGCGATTGGGGTTGCGGCCACGGCGCTTGTTAAGAAAAATTGTGCTGAAAAAGAGAGTAAAACAACTTTTGACTGCGGCGCCGAGTCGGTTGTTCAAATACCTTGCGGGTCAAGATGCGGCAAATAATATATTTTTCTGGTTTTTAAATTATGCAGGAATGGATAAACAGCATCCTTGCTGTGTCGGACTTCGGATTTGTTATGACCGGAACACTCTTACTTTTAGGAATTTTAAGTGCGCTAAGTTCAGTTTGTAATGTTGCTGTGATCGGCGCTCTTGCGGGCTATGCCGGGGCGAAAGAGAATGCGAGGAAAGCCGATAATTTAATTGTTGCCGCCAGTTTTATGGCCGGAACGGTTCTTTCTCTAACGGTAATAGGAGCGGTAATAGGATTTGCGGGACAGATGGCCGGAACTGGTTTGGGGCGTTACAGCAGAGTACTAACCGGTCTGCTGCTGGTTTTTTTTGGTCTGATGGCACTTGATCTGGCGCCATTGAAAATCCCGGAATTAGACAGAAAGGCTTTGCTCGCAAGACTTTCCAGGGGAATGTTAGGCACAGTACTATTCGGTTTTGTACTGGGTGGAGCATCCATAACTTGCAGTTTATCATGCGCCAGTCCGGCGTTAATAGTCCTTCTCGGAGTGGCGGGCATACAGGGGCAGTGGTTGAAGAGCGCATTGTTGCTGGGTGTTTTCGGAGCCGGCTACAGTCTTCCTCTTGCGGCTATTCTGCTGGGAGTAAGTTACGGGCGCTGGTCTTTACGCACAAGTAAAATAATTCCATTTATTAAGATTTCTG
This sequence is a window from Candidatus Omnitrophota bacterium. Protein-coding genes within it:
- a CDS encoding DUF302 domain-containing protein, producing MSYCFSRIVEMSFNEAIDKVTVELKKEGFGILTDIDVKATLKKKLSVEFKNYRILGACNPPFAYQALQAEDKIGLMLPCNVIVRETEEGDIEIAAIDPIASMQAVNNPKLAEVGSEVSKKLKKVIENL
- a CDS encoding class I SAM-dependent methyltransferase; protein product: MVSQWNEKLKVADKNILLQAKYNITAIYYDILDYPWERIYKKWRPELLKDVRGKVLEAGVGTGRNLKHYHDSVELVCVDISDAMINKAKKRANNAHCRIKMGGKNEKVIVYGCLRFAGFRLL
- a CDS encoding YHS domain-containing protein, which gives rise to MGTKFKVKANTQVADYKGKSYYFCCASCHKPFEKNPEKYIK